A segment of the Mytilus trossulus isolate FHL-02 chromosome 12, PNRI_Mtr1.1.1.hap1, whole genome shotgun sequence genome:
CCATGTTCGGAAGGAACAAAATGTGTTGAAGCACGGAATGGGCAACATATATGTGTCAGCTTTGGTGAGTACAACGTCTTGACATTCCATTTTTCGTTTCACGTCACAGAACATGCGTTTCTTatcgaaaataaaaagaaatatatctttcCATAATATAACATGATAACATTGTgagatgaattttttttattgaaaagaaatttatccttTCATAATATTACTTAGTACTCGAAATTTACTCActctttcataaaaaaacagtaTCTAAACgttaaaacaaatgtgtaaattTATTTGGAAATAAATCAAAAGGTCAATCTACCTGATTTTATTGTGTATCAATCCACCACCTGGtttacatctttttattttataaatatcatagTTCTGGTCatgtttctgttttgttttttgttaatattttttttggttatttgttgagttttgtataattttactCAATGAATGGTCATACGCGttatatttcatagatttttgcGTTCATATTATACCCGAGATGATGCTACTCATTGATAAACCTaacatgcaaatattttttttctacgggattcattttcttatgaactcattattgattgttttttttttaatttttgtgtgaCTAACGATTCTTCTGAAAAGTAACTTTTGTTTTGCTAACGATTCTTCTGAAAAGTAGAATTTGTTTTGCTTACGATTCTTCTAAAAAGTGTATAGTGGATCGGTCGGTCGTGTTGAATGACATTGGATTTGAATATTTCATTGAGGCATCCTGAACAATTAAACAGTGCCTGCATCGAAATTAGTTTTACTGCCTTATGGGAGAAATCAAGGTGATCATTGGTACATACATTGTATCATTGGGTTTGAGTGACAAATTGAAATACACCAGTAAACTTCGTCAACGGGGTGTATATAAATTACGGAAACAGGGATCTAGATAAATACTCATAATGGCACgattaacatgttaaaatttcaagatttaaaggattttttattattttttcgtgGAATTTTTCCAGATGTGTATTGTGATAACCACAAGTGCAAAAATGGTGCCACGTGTCGTAATTCAGTCAACGGCTACATCTGTTTGTGTCGTAGTGGGTATCATGGGCAATTCTGTCAAAGTAAGTATAGCTTTGTGTATAGCTTTTTATAATAGCAACATAATATCAATagctatatttgaaaaaaaatatatctgtagTTTAAATTGGAAAGCGTGTGTATCGTTTCAGTATCTTAAATGCACCAAGTACCCTAATTGAACGTACTTAGCAACAAAGCAGTAAAATTGTTACAAATTTCAAAAGGCTTAAAcgatatgtatttttgttttcaaaacaatatgCACGCCTGTCAAATAGGTAAAGTTGTTTCAATATtcacaaaacgttcacagtataAATCAACAGATGATGcattcactaaaaaaaaaaataacttcgTCATGCGACGTCCAcgtcatttattgaaaataatctaaaatatgaaacgatcatatatttttaaaacattaaatatttaaagaaataaaacaaaacatttgttatTCGATTTTCAAGAATGTGAATTTAAGCAAAAATGCAATTTCGGTACTCCACATTGTTTTCGTTTTACTATGACTCAATTtggattcaaaataaaaatgtttgaacTATTGAGTGTATAAggacacaactacaaattaaacaaatactgAGAACTTGTGTCTTGATCATAAGCGTAAGTGAAAAATAGTTGCAATTCCTGTATAAACTTGTTATCGGGTGTCCTATCATACATTTGCATCCCAACATATATCGGTTGCCTGTTATTGTATTCTATACATATATAACTTTAACAGTTTGCCCACTGACagactacatttgtatattgagTTGATGAACTTTCGACACCAAAACATGTGTATTGCAATCAAATTCCATTGACGGTTTGTTCGTTGATATCAGTTATATAAAGTTTGAAGACTTAGGTTTGTAATCGTGTTATGAATTCAGGTGATCCTTGCATTATACTGTAGGGTTCGAGTGACAAATAGCAAAACATCGGTAAAGTTTGGTGACAGGgatgtatataattttgatcatttacGAGAAAAAGAGAGTAAATACCATTTTGTGATGATCATCGTATTAAATGTTCTACTCGTTTTCCTTGTATATCTCTTCCAGAGAGGTACTGTGATAACCACACGTGTCATAATGGTGCCACGTGTCGTAATGAAGTCGATAGGTACACCTGTTTATGTCCTAATGGGTATCATGGGCAATACTGTCGAAGTAAGTATAAGTGTGTAGCATTATTTTAGTAACAAATTTGTACTATAGttgtatttgaaaacaaatctgtaGTTAAATTTGGAAAGCAACGGTTAACGTAACAGTATCCACATTGCACCAAGTTCCCAAATAGTAAATAAAGCAGCAACAATTTAACAACTTTCTTAGGAACGACTTGAATTTTTTATTAGACATTATGCACGATGTTCAGATAGgtaaagatattttaatattaaaaaaacgttCATAGTTTAACAGATGAAGCATTCACTGGGGAAAATAGAATTTTCCGAAAATTCGTTATGCAACGTCCACGAAAAGTCATCTTTTActaatgaggaaaaaaattatgatgcaagcatacatgtacatccGTATTCCTAAAAAGGCGGacaaatgatttctttttattacatatatttgataaaataaatcaaaatatctgTTGTTCGATTTTAAAGGGTGTGAATTTGAGCATGGATGCATTTTTGGTACTTCACATTACAGAATCGTGGATCGTAAGTCGGTTCAAACCAATTGTTCTATGATTCAACATCTtcaatatggattaaaaattACCTTGTTTGAACTAAAGTGTTCATAAGGACACATCCAGAATGAATccttttttatcataaatacaCGCAGGCAAAAAACCTGCAAAATTAGGTACAATTTCGGTATCCTCACATTATAAGTTATTATCCTACAACAAGTAATCCTATCCTACATTAACATCCCTACAGATATCGGTAACTTGTATTATTAtactatacaaatatatctttaaGGGTCAATCCACTTCACGGTTACAGTTGTATAATGATGTTGATGGGTATTGTATGAAcattaattgttaatgtttgtgtcattttggtcttttgtgaatagttgtctcattgacaatcataccacttcttctttcttatattgaCCTCAAAATGTGAACCGTTATTAAATTCCACTGATGTATTTCTCCGTCTGAGAATGTTTCAGTCTCCGATCCAACGACCACAACTGAATTATAGGCACATCTGCATTTTACACtgtcaatatatatttgttccgCCTGACAGAAGTTCCAATGGAaacttagttttaaaaattgtcatAATATCTACTCCTGGTGGAACAAATATTCCATACCATTTATTCCGTAAGGAACCTATACTGTAATAATTATTCCTGTGGAAAAAAGCATTCCAGaatatgttttccttttggTTTGGAATTTGTATTATGAATgaacttctattccgtgacaaCACCCACCATACGAATGTATACTCTATGAAAATGATTCAATCGAGAAAAGGACACAATCAGTAATCGTACAAACAGACGCATATAGCTTGGTATCTAAATAACGTGTAATGACATTTCACTGATGAGTTTATACACAGACAAATTGGATGGATCAAATAATTCGGGATggttacaataaaatataggatGATGAGTGTCTTTCTTTATCATTACTCAGTAAGAGCAATATTTgtctattaaattataaaaggaGAACTAAGCCAGgctgataaaatattttgttactttttcaacaaacttgttcattttaaacttttcaatatCGTTTATAAGCTTCTGGATCGCTGATGactatatcaaatgcataaatGTTGAAGACTTaggtttgttattttgttatgtattCAGGTGATCATTTCTTCATATTATTGGGTCCGGTAAAGTTTGTTGAGGATGTACTTCTTTTATATCTTTACGGGAAAAGAGAGTTATAGCCATTTTGTCATCGTATTAagtattaatttctttttcgttGTAATTCTGGTCAAGATAGGTATTGTGATAACCACATGTGTCAAAATGGTGCCACATGTCGTAATTTAGACAACAGCTTCTTCTGTTTATGTCGTATAGGGTATAGTGGAAAATACTGTGACAGTAAGTATAGgtgaataacattatttttttgtaattttcctACATGTGGTAGAAACGAGGAAATCAGTCAAATATCAACTTTAAAACCTTTATCCGATTCATgctaatgaaaaacaaatgttaaacgTTGAGTTTATATAAAAGGACCTGATGTTTCCAATTAATAAACACATGAAcaaataaaacgaaaaaaactACCCCGGAAATGTAaacagcctaatttataacaataaaatgcacGAAAAACAAAATGCTTAACCGAGCACGCAGcctgatacgaccgcagagattttgattttttaatttgattgtgACCAAATTTGACAAGATAAAGGTTTCTGACTCAAAAACAATGTTGTCAAAGATCTTAAAAATTGCTTGCgaaatactgtgcaattgaagatttcttgttgaAACcgtttgaaaaatttgaaaaaaataatctgaaccCCTAAAACATTTGGAAACATCCGTAATATGTTTGACCCCCCTACCACCCTCTAGGAGTAAATACCCTCAAACTTAATATGAGATATGGAACCTTGTTGTACAAATTTAGAGATCAATAGACTTAATAGACCCatcccaaaaaaaaacatcaatccCAGCCTTCGTTTTGTGGTATAAAGTAATTACAGTATATAATGGccgagagatccatacactttaGTACAAGTTACTATCTTGGAACTAGAAAATTGCTTGTTTTTGGTCCCCAATTCTTGCACGTTTATGattttacttacttacttaatcCTCTTCGTGCGCACTTGCACATGAGGCCACTACCAAAGCCCTCTACTGTTTTGGATTATTATCCCCATAATCAATCAAAGCCttccctttgtgatatggaaccttgtggtacaatttgagagagatccattcacttacACACAAGTTTTTGTCTGGAAACTACATACATTGGGCCTTTATTCATAAACTATTGTTACTATAAGAACCACcaaccttcgataggaaaactgacaatcctagtcactTTAGTTTGGGGTCGAGTGCacattttgtgtatttgttGAATTAGAGAATTTCAatgaatacatgtaatacatatAAAGGacttaaattcaaaattgaaacttGTCTTATGTTgcatgtttaacaaaataatatatgattttatacatttagCTTTCAATTGCCATTTTCCGACACTGAAACAAATGCAAATGtgatctttatttttcttttaaactaCCTATTGTAAATTCCTCTAAGAAAATAAGTAGTTTTGCACATCACACAAAATGACATACACCTATGCAGAAATTCATTGCATTCTATGTTTTTATGTAAGATAAGCAGTGCTCAAAAACATGTCGTTTTACCCTGTGGATTTGACGAccaatattacatgtatacactTATCAACAACTAACAAAAAAGTTAGCAAAAAAGACAAGCATATGCTCatgatgataaaaataattttgtgaaataaaatatatttcaataaatatgtacttttttattgtaGGGTATATCGGATATTGAATTGAAAAGCAACAATACGGTTCAGAGTGTTTTAgtatttactttaaatttatgtgatttaaaaaacaaaaaatcagacTGTTTTCTGAAGATTCAAGTCAAGGATATtgaattgatatttataaacatcAACATATTTCTGATTTTGAACTTACCATGAACAATGATGAAAGAAGTGACATTTTTATGGTTTCTTATCTGCATTTTAAATCGGCAATAGATTCAGTGCAAACATTCAACAGTTGATAATATGGCAACTTCATTTAATTTGTGAAAATGTTGCCgttatgtttaaaataatcaCTCACAATTTCCAGCTATCTAGAATGACTGAAGTATATTATTACGATTAGCACAAATGAAACTTGTCATGGTTGTATTTCAATGCAATAAAGTAAAAACTTTTGTAGTTGATTGTACTCTTTTTTGTAAAACGGTTGTGAATTGGTAACTGTCTTCGACGTTGtgtatcaaatgaaattagaataacagacttttttttccaaatattttagATAACAAAGGTTAAAGCAATCACTTGCAATTGACATTGTTGAACAATATGTTGTTGCCTTAATTGCCCTTGTGAAACGTTGTattgtaattaataaaaaaaaaaaaaagaacacaatgAGTTTATCTGACACGATTAATGAGCTGACAAGCCGACATAGTAATtctcaaatgacaaaaacacaaatgtGACAAACATTCTTAGactatttgtaatttatttttaaaagtaaagaaaagGGATATTAGCAAATTTCAAAATAggataaattgaaaaaaaatattattgttaagcACTATGAAATACATtaagtgttttattataaagtaAAGCAGGAAAACACCACTTAAATTCCATTATTGATTACGCATATGTTTCTTTGTAGTCGAgtttaaaatgataattaatCTGTGTCTTTGGTGGATAATTTACTAATGTCGATATTATCTTAGTTTGGAAAAGTCAATAACTATTTGTTGTGTGTTGATTATGATCGTATGAGTTAATTTGAAACAGATTATATAATTAAGTTTACGTATTGTCGAAAAAATCTCATGCGTAATCAGCATTCTCAATCTccgaaataatttgaaatttgaaaaaataatattttctttaatccTACTAAATATGTCTATATCGACTAACAGTACATGTTTCTTTTTTGACACTTAATAACTTGAAAGCTACATAAAAAGAGAGATATAATACTAGGACACATTTTATCCTTGAGGAAATATATCCCCTAAttctaaaatattcaatattgcaTTCCGTAGCTAAACAATCCTGAGTCCTTCAGGTTTTAATTAGTtaacaaaggtaccagaattataatttagttcgccaaaaatggttaaaatggTTCTAATTTCAGGaacttttcatttgaaaatgtccaAAGCTTTTGTTATCAGTCAACTTGTAATACGTCTTCAGTGACAGAGTTAACATAGATCTTAAAAACTCGTTTCCATTTAGTTTGTATTCTACTTTCTTATTTAATGTTAAtggtgcaaaaaaaaatgtgtacgttaatgttattagatttCTTTCCTATTACGATAAAACAACTTTTAACCCGTTTGGACGTATTATTTTTGCCTTATTGCAGTTTTCTTCTGATTTGTATATGTGCATGGCTCGTCTGACCCTCTTACCTCTTCCggtgttcataaaattttcattttgccTATGTATTCTTCAACGCGTCACCAACTCAGCTGATATTTCTTCCGGAATGGTTTATAGTATAGATAACCTTTCTGAAATTGTTCGTTTATAAATCTGTATTAAGGTTATTAGATTCGAACTCACTCAGGCAGACTGAGTGCTTGATTTGGCTATTTTGTTGTATTATACTGCTCGTCACATGTGTTGGTTCCTTTATATCATTTCCTTTCAAACTCTTCGTTTTGGGCATTCCGGCAATGTAGATAAATACCACAAAAATACTTTTC
Coding sequences within it:
- the LOC134693857 gene encoding uncharacterized protein LOC134693857 is translated as MGNIYVSALMCIVITTSAKMVPRVVIQSTATSVCVVVGIMGNSVKRGTVITTRVIMVPRVVMKSIGTPVYVLMGIMGNTVEGISDIELKSNNTVQSVLVFTLNLCDLKNKKSDCFLKIQVKDIELIFININIFLILNLP